Proteins co-encoded in one Actinomadura luteofluorescens genomic window:
- a CDS encoding MBL fold metallo-hydrolase — protein sequence MRVHHLDCAPMREIEPADGPESPLRPAPAVGHVLLVETGSAGLVLVDAGIGLGDIERPSERLLDDWVEMAGATLDPSATAVRQIEALGYAAADVRHVVPTHLHRDHAGGLSDFPDAAVHLFEAELADGGKTPAQLAHGPKWVAYAGAGGETWHGFEGVRSLEGVPEDVLLVPLGGHTPGHAGVAVRDGARWLLHAGDAYMYHGEVDRPEPVVHPLMELVQAGGEVDRELRLANVARLRELARTGEVEVFCAHDPWELARYRDVGQRSALQDG from the coding sequence ATGCGCGTACACCATCTCGACTGCGCTCCCATGCGGGAGATCGAACCGGCCGACGGCCCGGAGAGCCCGCTGCGGCCCGCGCCGGCCGTGGGCCACGTGCTGCTGGTGGAGACCGGCTCGGCCGGGCTCGTGCTCGTGGACGCCGGGATCGGGCTCGGCGACATCGAGCGCCCGTCCGAACGGCTGCTGGACGACTGGGTGGAGATGGCGGGGGCGACCCTCGACCCGTCGGCGACGGCCGTCCGGCAGATCGAGGCGCTCGGATACGCGGCGGCCGACGTCCGGCACGTCGTCCCCACGCACCTGCACCGCGACCACGCGGGCGGGCTGAGCGACTTCCCGGACGCGGCGGTGCACCTGTTCGAGGCGGAGCTGGCCGACGGCGGCAAGACCCCGGCGCAGCTCGCCCACGGCCCGAAGTGGGTCGCCTACGCGGGGGCCGGAGGCGAGACCTGGCACGGTTTCGAGGGCGTCCGGTCGCTGGAGGGCGTACCCGAGGACGTCCTGCTGGTGCCGCTCGGCGGCCACACGCCGGGGCACGCGGGCGTGGCGGTCCGCGACGGCGCCCGCTGGCTGCTGCACGCCGGAGACGCGTACATGTACCACGGCGAGGTCGACCGCCCGGAGCCGGTCGTGCATCCGCTGATGGAGCTCGTCCAGGCGGGCGGCGAGGTCGACCGGGAACTGCGGCTCGCGAACGTGGCCCGGCTACGGGAGCTGGCGCGCACTGGAGAGGTCGAGGTGTTCTGCGCCCACGACCCCTGGGAACTCGCCCGCTACCGGGATGTCGGCCAACGCTCCGCCCTTCAGGACGGGTAA
- a CDS encoding TetR/AcrR family transcriptional regulator, whose amino-acid sequence MTPRGETRERVLRTAAELFQRQGYHGTGLNQVLAESGAPKGSLYFHFPDGKEQLASESVARSGRAVGEALAGALVAAPDGRAGLAALGDHFANALLESGFAEGCPVATVALETAAESETIRAACDGTYAEWQDGIAAALRGWGVPDERADPLAALVLSSVQGAVMLARVRRDVSVIHEVTRQLGDLI is encoded by the coding sequence ATGACACCTCGGGGCGAGACGCGCGAGCGCGTGCTGCGGACGGCGGCGGAGCTGTTCCAGCGGCAGGGCTACCACGGCACCGGGCTCAACCAGGTCCTCGCGGAGAGCGGGGCGCCGAAGGGCTCGCTGTACTTCCACTTCCCGGACGGCAAGGAGCAGCTCGCGTCGGAGTCGGTCGCGCGGTCCGGCCGCGCGGTGGGCGAGGCGCTCGCGGGCGCCCTGGTCGCCGCGCCGGACGGCCGGGCCGGGCTGGCGGCCCTCGGCGACCACTTCGCGAACGCCCTGCTGGAGTCCGGCTTCGCCGAGGGATGCCCGGTCGCGACGGTGGCGCTGGAGACGGCCGCCGAGAGCGAGACCATCCGCGCCGCCTGCGACGGCACCTACGCCGAGTGGCAGGACGGCATCGCGGCCGCCCTGCGCGGCTGGGGGGTGCCGGACGAGCGCGCCGATCCGCTGGCCGCGCTCGTCCTGTCGTCGGTCCAGGGCGCCGTCATGCTGGCCCGCGTCCGGCGCGACGTGTCCGTCATCCACGAGGTCACCCGCCAGCTCGGCGACCTGATCTGA
- a CDS encoding NADPH-dependent FMN reductase — MTNVLMLCGSLRKGSTNEAALRTAQAVAPDGLDTTLYAGMGDLPHFNPDDDREPPHPAVAGLRAAIGAADAVLICTPEYAGALPGSFKNLLDWTIGGGEIYEKPVAWLNVASPSAPTGGGDAHASLRKVLGYAGTEIVEAACARIPVTRPDVGEDGLVRTAEPRARIAGAMAALHAALRD; from the coding sequence ATGACGAACGTGCTGATGCTCTGCGGGAGCCTGCGCAAGGGGTCCACGAACGAGGCGGCGCTGCGCACCGCGCAGGCGGTGGCTCCGGACGGGCTCGACACGACGCTCTACGCCGGCATGGGCGACCTGCCGCACTTCAACCCCGACGACGACCGCGAGCCGCCGCACCCGGCCGTCGCGGGACTGCGCGCGGCGATCGGCGCCGCGGACGCGGTGCTGATCTGCACCCCGGAGTACGCGGGCGCGCTGCCCGGCTCGTTCAAGAACCTGCTCGACTGGACGATCGGCGGCGGCGAGATCTACGAGAAGCCGGTGGCCTGGCTGAACGTGGCCTCCCCCTCCGCGCCCACGGGCGGCGGCGACGCGCACGCCTCGCTGCGCAAGGTGCTCGGCTACGCGGGCACCGAGATCGTCGAGGCCGCGTGCGCGCGGATCCCGGTGACCCGGCCCGACGTGGGCGAGGACGGCCTGGTCCGCACCGCGGAGCCGCGCGCCCGGATCGCCGGGGCGATGGCGGCGCTGCACGCCGCGCTCCGGGATTGA
- a CDS encoding peptide ABC transporter substrate-binding protein, whose translation MKSSARTAALVAGAVAVLVAPVAALKAWSEPADPRISVGAPAPATLLPGDVRDASGRMIANAVWTGLVSYDPKTGAPVNAAAASVTSPDRRVWTVRLRPGATFQDGSPVTSRSFTGAWTAVLRERWAGSRLFTEVARVKGARAGEDAVAGLEVKDGLTFEVTLDRPLNGFPALLGDPAFFPVPESVLASRDWASYGRAPVGNGPFRVRSRTAREIVLRRRSGEGRSVVVRAMPDARRQYAAAGAGDLDVATLVPPDRHESMEADFGDRHLAVPGRDVTYLAFPARVERLSSPTVRTALSMAIDRSAVTEGPLGHQYSPADSLVAPGIRPGHREGQCRLCVHDSKAAVAALADAGGLSGPLNLWYEAGRGDDAWVRAVAAQLGRELRLDARPRPVADLREAVDSHQVDGPFVVHATAAYPAPVASLAPLLDAGTGFDDEYATGLLAEAERAATADEGVVPARLAESALLRDMPAMPLWSRHDHLVWSERARGVTADAFTGLRLDRLTVTG comes from the coding sequence GTGAAGAGCTCAGCCCGCACCGCCGCCCTGGTCGCCGGCGCCGTGGCGGTGCTGGTGGCGCCGGTCGCGGCCCTGAAGGCGTGGAGCGAGCCCGCCGACCCGCGGATCTCGGTCGGCGCCCCGGCCCCCGCGACGCTGCTGCCCGGCGACGTCCGCGACGCCTCCGGCCGGATGATCGCGAACGCGGTGTGGACGGGCCTGGTCTCCTACGACCCGAAGACCGGCGCGCCCGTGAACGCCGCCGCCGCGTCGGTCACCAGCCCGGACCGGCGCGTCTGGACGGTCCGGCTCCGTCCCGGCGCGACGTTCCAGGACGGCTCGCCCGTCACGTCCCGCTCGTTCACCGGCGCCTGGACGGCCGTGCTGCGCGAGCGCTGGGCCGGGTCGCGGCTGTTCACCGAGGTCGCCCGCGTGAAGGGCGCCCGCGCGGGCGAGGACGCGGTCGCGGGCCTGGAGGTGAAGGACGGCCTGACCTTCGAGGTGACGCTGGACCGCCCGTTGAACGGGTTCCCCGCCCTCCTCGGCGACCCGGCGTTCTTCCCGGTGCCGGAGAGCGTCCTGGCGTCGCGCGACTGGGCGTCCTACGGCCGCGCCCCGGTCGGCAACGGGCCGTTCCGGGTGAGGTCGCGGACCGCGCGGGAGATCGTCCTGCGCCGCCGCTCGGGCGAGGGCCGGTCCGTGGTCGTCCGGGCGATGCCGGACGCGAGGCGCCAGTACGCCGCGGCCGGCGCCGGGGACCTCGACGTCGCGACGCTCGTGCCGCCGGACCGGCACGAGTCGATGGAGGCCGACTTCGGCGACCGGCACCTCGCCGTCCCCGGCCGCGACGTCACCTACCTGGCGTTCCCGGCCCGGGTGGAGCGGCTGTCGTCCCCGACCGTCCGGACGGCGCTGTCGATGGCGATCGACCGGTCCGCCGTCACTGAGGGGCCGCTCGGCCACCAGTACTCCCCCGCCGACTCGCTCGTCGCGCCGGGCATCCGCCCCGGCCACCGCGAAGGGCAGTGCCGGTTGTGCGTTCACGACTCCAAGGCGGCGGTCGCCGCGCTGGCCGACGCGGGCGGGCTGAGCGGCCCGCTGAACCTCTGGTACGAGGCGGGCCGGGGCGACGACGCGTGGGTGAGGGCCGTCGCCGCCCAGCTCGGCAGGGAGTTGAGGCTCGACGCCCGCCCGCGTCCGGTCGCCGACCTGCGCGAGGCCGTGGACTCCCACCAGGTGGACGGCCCCTTCGTCGTCCACGCCACCGCCGCCTACCCCGCGCCCGTCGCGTCGCTGGCGCCGCTGCTGGACGCCGGGACCGGTTTCGACGACGAGTACGCGACCGGCCTCCTCGCCGAGGCCGAGCGCGCGGCCACCGCGGACGAGGGCGTCGTCCCCGCGCGCCTCGCCGAGAGCGCCCTGCTGCGCGACATGCCGGCGATGCCGCTGTGGTCCCGCCACGACCACCTGGTCTGGTCCGAGCGCGCCCGCGGCGTCACCGCCGACGCCTTCACCGGCCTGCGCCTGGACCGGCTGACCGTCACCGGCTGA
- a CDS encoding FUSC family protein, translated as MTERMSLVFFRRRSGEAGRDGRSPLRVATEVRSTAYRIARLTITATLAFVLALEVLPAGGPQPLLAPLTALLVVQFSVYQTIKASVLRVAAVTSGVLIAVLAAGTIGFSWWTLGLTILAALVIGHVLRLGEHVLEAPISAMLIFALGSASEAGAADRVLETLIGAATGLAATLLVPTVRVRPAEEAVQDVAESLRELIAGIADGLRGERTEGEAARWQAEAERLARELGRTDRELGAAEESVRLNPRTRARRLIDAGVALRNAMETMEHFTLSLRGLTRSLADDERLGERGRLLTDAELRRELGDALAGIAASVASYGRLARSDLTRDARPFLAEHELEVRVDVARERRARLTRRLHERAAAGDLWPLYGEVSMDIDRLIENLRVEHRGPRPRALAAAPRRLAAPARAARPGRAAGRAAAAPGGRVRGRGGRARRGRDRNARQPARAGRRPVLGGMRTGLRAGRSPGAAVSGRWAPARRRRGCCRRRRRTCRASTAARTRRPPGGSRRPAAGSSGP; from the coding sequence ATGACAGAGCGCATGTCGCTCGTGTTCTTCCGCCGCCGTTCCGGCGAGGCCGGCCGCGACGGCCGCTCGCCGCTGCGCGTGGCGACGGAGGTGCGCTCCACCGCGTACCGCATCGCCCGCCTGACGATCACCGCCACGCTGGCGTTCGTGCTGGCCCTGGAGGTGCTGCCGGCCGGCGGGCCGCAGCCGCTGCTGGCGCCGCTGACCGCGCTGCTCGTCGTGCAGTTCTCCGTCTACCAGACGATCAAGGCGAGCGTCCTGCGGGTCGCCGCCGTCACCTCCGGGGTGCTGATCGCGGTGCTGGCCGCGGGGACCATCGGGTTCTCCTGGTGGACGCTCGGCCTGACGATCCTCGCGGCCCTGGTCATCGGGCACGTGCTGCGCCTCGGCGAGCACGTGCTGGAGGCGCCGATCTCCGCGATGCTGATCTTCGCGCTCGGGTCGGCGAGCGAGGCGGGCGCCGCCGACCGCGTCCTGGAGACGCTGATCGGCGCCGCGACCGGGCTGGCGGCGACGCTGCTGGTGCCGACGGTGCGGGTGCGGCCCGCGGAGGAGGCCGTCCAGGACGTCGCCGAGAGCCTGCGGGAGCTGATCGCCGGCATCGCCGACGGGCTGCGCGGCGAGCGCACCGAGGGCGAGGCGGCCCGCTGGCAGGCGGAGGCCGAGCGGCTCGCCCGCGAGCTCGGCCGCACCGACCGCGAGCTCGGCGCCGCCGAGGAGAGCGTCCGGCTCAACCCGCGGACGCGGGCGCGGCGGCTCATCGACGCCGGCGTCGCGCTGCGCAACGCCATGGAGACGATGGAGCACTTCACGCTGTCGCTGCGCGGGCTGACCCGGTCCCTGGCCGACGACGAGCGGCTCGGCGAGCGGGGCCGGCTGCTCACCGACGCCGAGCTGCGCCGCGAGCTCGGCGACGCGCTGGCCGGGATCGCCGCGAGCGTCGCCTCCTACGGCCGGCTGGCCCGCTCGGACCTGACCCGCGACGCCCGGCCGTTCCTCGCCGAGCACGAGCTGGAGGTGCGGGTGGACGTGGCGCGCGAGCGCCGCGCCCGCCTCACCCGGCGGCTGCACGAGCGGGCCGCGGCCGGCGACCTGTGGCCGCTGTACGGGGAGGTGTCCATGGACATCGACCGGCTCATCGAGAACCTGCGCGTCGAGCACCGGGGCCCGCGCCCGCGAGCACTGGCGGCGGCACCGCGGCGCCTCGCGGCACCTGCCCGCGCGGCCCGTCCAGGTCGTGCAGCAGGCCGGGCAGCAGCTGCGCCGGGCGGCCGGGTCCGCGGTCGCGGCGGCCGAGCGCGGCGCGGGCGAGACCGAAACGCGCGTCAGCCGGCCCGAGCGGGACGAAGGCCCGTCCTCGGGGGGATGAGGACGGGCCTTCGTGCGGGGCGGAGCCCCGGTGCGGCGGTCAGCGGAAGGTGGGCTCCAGCACGTCGACGCCGCGGGTGTTGTCGGCGACGTAGACGTACCTGCCGTGCCAGTACGGCTGCCAGGACGCGGCGTCCGCCGGGCGGTAGTAGGCGACCTGCCGCGGGTTCGTCGGGTCCGTGA
- a CDS encoding CGNR zinc finger domain-containing protein, producing MRITGYKSHGVAAAAALVNAVTSADGDDSPDALRRLLRENEFFWQEFEDADAADFRRWGRVLRPFFDADRLEEATAMLNRLMLEIPMHPHLADHEPHGLHMHYAPPSSRLVERFRATTLMNLAELVVEHGLGRTGVCAAGGCDRVYADTSRAGRRRFCSEACANRTNVAAFRARRRE from the coding sequence ATGCGCATCACTGGATACAAGAGTCACGGGGTGGCGGCCGCCGCCGCGCTGGTCAACGCCGTGACGAGCGCCGACGGGGACGACTCCCCGGACGCGCTGCGCCGCCTCCTGCGGGAGAACGAGTTCTTCTGGCAGGAGTTCGAGGACGCCGACGCCGCCGACTTCCGGCGCTGGGGGCGGGTCCTGCGCCCCTTCTTCGACGCGGACCGACTGGAGGAGGCGACGGCGATGCTGAACCGGCTGATGCTGGAGATCCCCATGCATCCGCACCTCGCCGACCACGAGCCGCACGGCCTGCACATGCACTACGCGCCGCCGTCGTCCCGGCTGGTGGAGCGGTTCCGCGCGACCACGCTCATGAACCTCGCCGAACTGGTCGTCGAGCACGGGCTCGGCCGGACGGGCGTCTGCGCCGCCGGCGGCTGCGACCGCGTGTACGCCGACACCTCCCGGGCGGGCCGGCGCCGGTTCTGCTCGGAGGCCTGCGCGAACCGCACGAACGTCGCCGCGTTCCGCGCCCGCCGCCGGGAGTGA
- a CDS encoding glutamine synthetase family protein, whose protein sequence is MEPTSHTALRGSDAGGRVLDGRERDRLGARAAEAARRLAGEGIVAVALTWVDVSGITRTKTVPVGRLEHAAAWGVGMSPVFDVFLLDDSIVSGRHIGGPSGDLRLHPDLDRLVPLAALPGWAHAPALRYAQDGSVHPLDARALLRREADRLAGLGFTVKAAFEIEWAVSDGDGEDFSPACKGPAYGMTRVTELAGYLRDVLESLRATGVTVVQLHPEYAAGQYEVSVAAEGPVGAADTAVLVRETIRAVTLRHGMAASFSPKVEADSVGNGAHAHLSLWRDGAADGAVNAMAGGPGPYGMTAAGEAFAAGILRRLPALLAVGAPSVASYLRLIPSHWSGAYACWGLENREAALRFVTGAEGERETAANLEVKCLDAAANPYLLLAALLAAGRDGLGADLRLPEPVDVDPAGLAEEERAARGIAPLPASLAESVAAFEADAVLREALGEAVTDTVAAVRRGEIALLDGATPQQVAAATRWRH, encoded by the coding sequence GTGGAACCCACCTCTCACACCGCACTCCGTGGAAGCGACGCCGGAGGGCGGGTCCTGGACGGGCGCGAGCGGGACCGGCTCGGCGCGCGGGCGGCCGAGGCGGCGCGCCGGCTGGCCGGCGAGGGCATCGTCGCCGTCGCGCTGACGTGGGTGGACGTCAGCGGGATCACCCGCACCAAGACCGTCCCGGTGGGCCGGCTGGAGCACGCCGCGGCGTGGGGCGTCGGGATGTCCCCGGTGTTCGACGTCTTCCTGCTGGACGACTCGATCGTGTCCGGGCGCCACATCGGCGGCCCGAGCGGCGACCTGCGGCTGCACCCCGACCTGGACCGGCTCGTCCCGCTGGCCGCCCTGCCGGGCTGGGCGCACGCGCCCGCGCTCCGGTACGCCCAGGACGGGTCCGTCCACCCGCTGGACGCGCGGGCCCTGCTGCGCCGCGAGGCGGACCGGCTCGCCGGGCTCGGCTTCACGGTGAAGGCCGCGTTCGAGATCGAGTGGGCGGTGTCGGACGGCGACGGCGAGGACTTCTCCCCCGCCTGCAAGGGCCCCGCCTACGGGATGACGCGGGTCACCGAGCTGGCCGGCTACCTGCGGGACGTCCTGGAGTCGCTCAGGGCGACGGGCGTGACGGTCGTCCAGCTGCACCCGGAGTACGCGGCCGGGCAGTACGAGGTGTCGGTGGCCGCCGAGGGCCCGGTCGGCGCGGCCGACACCGCCGTGCTCGTCCGGGAGACGATCCGGGCGGTGACGCTACGGCACGGGATGGCCGCCTCGTTCTCCCCCAAGGTCGAGGCCGACTCGGTCGGCAACGGCGCGCACGCCCACCTCAGCCTGTGGCGGGACGGCGCGGCGGACGGCGCGGTGAACGCGATGGCGGGCGGCCCCGGGCCGTACGGGATGACGGCGGCCGGGGAGGCGTTCGCCGCGGGCATCCTGCGCCGGCTGCCCGCGCTGCTCGCGGTCGGCGCGCCGTCGGTGGCGAGCTACCTGCGGCTCATCCCGTCGCACTGGTCGGGCGCGTACGCGTGCTGGGGGCTGGAGAACCGGGAGGCCGCGCTGCGGTTCGTGACGGGGGCCGAGGGCGAGCGGGAGACCGCCGCGAACCTGGAGGTCAAGTGCCTGGACGCCGCCGCCAACCCGTACCTGCTGCTGGCGGCGCTCCTCGCGGCCGGGCGCGACGGCCTCGGCGCCGACCTGAGGCTGCCGGAGCCGGTCGACGTGGATCCGGCGGGCCTGGCGGAGGAGGAGCGCGCCGCGCGGGGCATCGCCCCGCTGCCGGCGTCGCTGGCCGAGTCGGTCGCGGCGTTCGAGGCCGACGCGGTGCTGCGCGAGGCGCTCGGCGAGGCCGTCACCGACACGGTGGCGGCGGTGCGGCGCGGGGAGATCGCGCTGCTGGACGGGGCGACGCCGCAGCAGGTGGCCGCCGCCACCCGCTGGCGGCACTAG
- a CDS encoding amidohydrolase family protein, which yields MLEYLESLRLVDHHCHGVLGEDLGRTAFEAMLTEAETAGPPGVSMFDTQVGFALRRWCPPVLGLDAHAEPEEYLARRAELGAAEVNRRFLAAAGLDALCVDTGHTPRAILEPPGLGRLAGARAHEIVRLESVAERVAADGVEAGRFAGEVRSRLDAADAVGAKSIAAYRAGLELSGARPSDAEVAGAAGRLMRAAESGDDPPRVCDEILHRFLVWCAVDAGLPVQFHVGYGDADADLRRGDPLLLIELLRAMDPVPAMLLHNYPFHRNAGYLAQVLPNVHVDAGLATHNLGHRSPALIAELLELAPFGKVLYSSDAFGLAELYHLGALLFRRGLAGFLAGGAEDGAWTARDAERVAGLVASGNARRVYGLE from the coding sequence GTGCTGGAGTATCTGGAGTCCCTGCGGCTGGTCGACCATCACTGCCACGGCGTCCTCGGCGAGGATCTAGGCAGGACGGCGTTCGAGGCGATGCTCACCGAGGCGGAGACCGCGGGGCCGCCCGGCGTGAGCATGTTCGACACCCAGGTCGGGTTCGCGCTGCGGCGCTGGTGCCCGCCCGTCCTGGGCCTCGACGCCCACGCCGAGCCGGAGGAGTACCTGGCGCGCCGGGCCGAACTGGGCGCCGCCGAGGTCAACCGCCGGTTCCTTGCCGCCGCCGGGCTCGACGCGCTGTGCGTGGACACCGGCCACACGCCGCGGGCGATCCTCGAGCCGCCCGGCCTCGGGCGGCTGGCCGGGGCGCGGGCGCACGAGATCGTGCGGCTGGAGTCCGTCGCGGAGCGGGTGGCGGCGGACGGCGTCGAGGCCGGCCGGTTCGCCGGCGAGGTGCGGTCCCGGCTCGACGCCGCGGACGCCGTGGGGGCCAAGTCGATCGCCGCCTACCGGGCCGGGCTGGAGCTGTCGGGCGCGCGGCCGTCGGACGCGGAGGTCGCCGGCGCGGCCGGGCGGCTGATGCGCGCGGCGGAGAGCGGCGATGACCCGCCGCGCGTGTGCGACGAGATCCTGCACCGGTTCCTGGTGTGGTGCGCGGTGGACGCCGGGCTGCCCGTCCAGTTCCACGTCGGCTACGGGGACGCGGACGCCGACCTGCGCCGCGGCGACCCGCTGCTGCTCATCGAGCTGCTGCGCGCCATGGACCCCGTCCCCGCGATGCTGCTGCACAACTACCCGTTCCACCGGAACGCCGGATACCTGGCGCAGGTGCTGCCGAACGTGCACGTCGACGCCGGCCTGGCGACCCACAACCTCGGGCACCGCTCGCCCGCGCTGATCGCCGAGCTGCTGGAGCTGGCGCCGTTCGGGAAGGTGCTGTACTCCTCGGACGCGTTCGGGCTGGCCGAGCTCTACCACCTCGGGGCGCTGCTGTTCCGGCGCGGGCTCGCGGGGTTCCTGGCCGGGGGAGCGGAGGACGGCGCCTGGACGGCCCGCGACGCCGAGCGGGTCGCGGGGCTGGTCGCCTCCGGCAACGCGCGCCGGGTCTACGGTCTGGAGTGA
- a CDS encoding FAD-dependent oxidoreductase — MAARERLLVIGGDAAGMSAASQARRLRGPDELEIVAVERGHHASYSACGIPYFVGGVVDELDALVARTPAEFRERGIELRLRTEAVEIDTRGGRVRMRSLDGGGERWEPYDQLMIATGADPARPDLPGADAKGVHGVQTLDDGVAIRRAVEEGSPRRAVVVGGGYIGLEMAEAMVMRGLEVSLVDFADQPMRTLDPDMGAIVAEAMRGIGVRLHLGEPVEGFDTSPDGHVTAVRTRDGALPADLVVLGLGVRPATGLAEDAGIETGPTGGIVTDRRMRTRAERVWAAGDCVETRHLVSGAPVAIALGTHANKQGRVAGINIGGGYATFPGVVGTAVSKICRVEVARTGLNEAEAAAAGFETLSVAVESTTRAGYIPGAVAMTTKLIAERRSGRLLGAQIVGEENAAKRVDGLAIALWNGMTVEEMTGLDLGYAPPFAPVWDPVLVAARKAADAVERDMRSAS; from the coding sequence ATGGCCGCACGTGAACGCCTGCTCGTCATCGGGGGCGACGCCGCGGGGATGAGCGCCGCGTCCCAGGCCCGCAGGCTGCGCGGCCCGGACGAGCTGGAGATCGTCGCCGTGGAGCGCGGGCACCACGCGTCCTACTCGGCGTGCGGCATCCCCTACTTCGTCGGCGGCGTGGTGGACGAGCTCGACGCGCTCGTCGCCCGCACGCCCGCCGAGTTCCGCGAGCGCGGCATCGAGCTGCGGCTGCGCACCGAGGCCGTGGAGATCGACACCCGCGGCGGCCGGGTGCGGATGCGCTCCCTCGACGGCGGCGGCGAGCGCTGGGAGCCCTACGACCAGCTCATGATCGCGACCGGTGCCGACCCCGCGCGCCCGGACCTGCCCGGCGCGGACGCGAAGGGCGTCCACGGCGTGCAGACGCTCGATGACGGGGTGGCGATCCGCCGCGCGGTCGAGGAGGGGAGCCCGCGCCGCGCCGTCGTGGTGGGCGGCGGCTACATCGGCCTGGAGATGGCCGAGGCGATGGTGATGCGCGGTCTGGAGGTCTCACTCGTGGACTTCGCCGACCAGCCGATGCGCACCCTCGACCCGGACATGGGCGCGATCGTCGCGGAGGCGATGCGCGGCATCGGCGTGCGGCTGCACCTGGGGGAGCCGGTCGAGGGGTTCGACACCTCCCCGGACGGGCACGTCACCGCGGTCCGCACGCGCGACGGCGCGCTGCCCGCCGACCTGGTCGTCCTCGGGCTCGGCGTGCGGCCGGCCACCGGCCTCGCCGAGGACGCCGGGATCGAGACCGGCCCGACCGGCGGGATCGTCACCGACCGGCGGATGCGCACCCGCGCCGAGCGGGTGTGGGCGGCGGGCGACTGCGTCGAGACCCGCCACCTGGTGTCGGGCGCGCCGGTCGCGATCGCGCTCGGCACGCACGCCAACAAGCAGGGCCGCGTCGCCGGGATCAACATCGGCGGCGGCTACGCCACCTTCCCCGGCGTGGTCGGCACGGCCGTCTCCAAGATCTGCCGGGTGGAGGTCGCGCGGACCGGGCTGAACGAGGCCGAGGCGGCCGCGGCCGGGTTCGAGACGCTGAGCGTGGCCGTCGAGTCCACCACCCGGGCCGGCTACATCCCGGGGGCCGTCGCGATGACCACCAAACTGATCGCCGAGCGCCGCTCCGGACGGCTGCTCGGCGCGCAGATCGTCGGCGAGGAGAACGCCGCCAAGCGCGTCGACGGCCTGGCGATCGCGCTGTGGAACGGGATGACGGTGGAGGAGATGACGGGCCTCGACCTCGGGTACGCGCCGCCGTTCGCGCCCGTCTGGGACCCCGTCCTGGTCGCCGCGCGCAAGGCCGCCGACGCCGTCGAGCGGGACATGCGCTCCGCGTCCTGA